In Spea bombifrons isolate aSpeBom1 chromosome 9, aSpeBom1.2.pri, whole genome shotgun sequence, the genomic stretch CCCGGCACCTCTTCCTCCCCGTATCACCTGCTCAAACCCTACACATTCCTTCAGCCCTGTTTAGAAGGGATTTTCGCCAGAACCCATCACGTATGTGACTTAATCGCATGTTCGCGGTAGTTGAATGTCTGCAGGCGAGGGGGTCTAACTGCTGATCGGGGCAggttagtgtatatgtataaaggaCCGCTTGGGTCGACCTGCGGATAGCGTGAATAGTGGAAAGATGGCTGTTGTGGTGACCGCTAAAGTCCATCAATCTTAAAGCACCACGAGGTCGAGACTTTTTCGTGCAAGCTCAGCCCCCCTATACTCTCTGTACGTGGGGTATGGACCGGTGTAGTCTCCCAGCAGTAAAGGGTTCTCTCCCTCAGCCCCTCGAGTATATGGACCCCGATTACGCTATTAAGCCCCTCGCTGTCGCCTTTCCCTGCAGGTGTGTCGGTCACCTCTAGCAACACGGGAGTGCCTGACATCTCTGGCTCTGTTTATTCTAAGACACAGGTATGTTTGCGGGGGGAGTATACGGCTGCTTGTGTGAATCGAGGATGCCGTGTCAGTGCCATTGGTTATTCTAGCACGCCATTCCGCATGTGGGGCCTTTCAGGACGCCCAGCCAGTGGCTGAACATTGTGTAGGGTCTGAGTGGGTACACGTCACTAGCACCATTACAGAGCAAAGCCGCGCACCCCGGGATACGGGAAACTACTCGGTGGCTTCGTGTAATATGCGTGCGCTTTCGATTTGCTaaactcatttattttattttcccatttaattCCTCAGCAATCTTTCGAGAAGCAGGGATTCACCCCAGCCACATCTTTCAACCTGCCCTCGGCCCTAGGAAGCGGTGGCCCTATCAACCCAGCTACGGCAGCCGCCTACCCCCCAGCTCCGTTCATGCACATCCTAGCTCCTCCTCATCAGCAGCCTCACTCCCAGATCCTCCACCATCACCTCCAACAGGAAGCTCAGGTAACTGCCCACCCCGCCGTCAGTGAATGCCCGGGGCCACGCGTGGCCCCAGGAGTTACGAGCCCCAGAACTGTTAGAAGTGCATTAGTTTGCCAGCCTGGccaaaaataacttaaaaactgATTATTGCTATAAAAAGCACAGCTACAAACTCTTCCATTTAGCCAGTAGTGTTAAGTTTATTCAGCATGGCTTTTATTTGCCTGCCTCTAGACAGTAAAAGTTCACACTGTTCTAGGGTACTTTTGCCCAGTCCGTGTTGCCCGTCCACCTTGGCATGACTGTCCCAGGTCTTTGTGGGGCTATACATCTGTCCCTTTATTTTGCTTGTCCGGTTGCCTTGCAGATCTTGTGCTGGCATTTGCTGCAGGGCGAGCAGGTAAAACGTCACGCTGCACCCCTCCGCCTGGGGAGAGGCCACACGATGTTCCCCTCACAGATGCCCCAACATCACCTTCACACCCTCCCTCCTGTGCCGCAGCTTGGTGAATGGCAAATGTAACTTGGGTGTCACCTATCACGATATACAGAGCACCGTGCCCCTTTATATCGCATGTACTCGGTGATGTTGAGCTGGGTGTAAGGTTTTCCTGTCCCACGCTGTGGAGTGCCCTATCACTGATGTCACAACGTTCCTTTAAAGCGGGCCTGCCACTTACGCAAGTCCTTGATGCGGCAGTCCTTCATGTTTAACAGACTGGtgtttaaagatttaaatgGCTGATGCCCTAGCCCCGTTTTCCTGTATAACATCGAGTAATAGTGgaagctgattggctgctgcagcCATCGGGGGAGGAGTTAGAATTGAGGTTTATTCAGCGTGGCTATTTCTCATTACACAAGCTGCGTACCGTATAGATCAATGTTTAACGGCTGTGCAAGTGACGAGTCCGCTTTAATGCTGGTATTTCCCCACATTATAAGGGGGGCTATAACTAGAAGAGTGTTCGGATTTATTTTGCCCTCTTGGTTGGATATGAAGATGGATGATTCTTGGAAACGGAGCTGAGCATTGGTGCAGTTTTTGGgagcttaaaaaaatgaacattcttTGAACTACAGAATTAACATTATATTCAATAATTGTAAGCTTGCCAGacgggccctctttacctgatGTCTCTGTTTGTCTTTTCAAGTTCTACTTTTGCCAGACCCTTTGACTGTATGgccaccatataaataaataactgatCGCACTGCCTTGGTCTTTCCACAGGGTGGCGCTGGACAACGGACCCAGGGAGCGTCTATGGCACAGAAATCTCAGGCCAACAAGTCTGCGTACAGCAGTTACAGCTGGGGGACCAACTAGCCTGAGGAACGGCTCCCCCTCCAGCCCCCAAAGAAAATTGCGTGACGGCGAAGTGTTGACCGGAGCAGCAAAATGATagagaacccccccccatacagggccctctttaccctCTCCATTCTTCTCGTTATATGTAATATagagtttgtattttttctccCTGTTTTCTGCAGTCAGGTTCTGAAATGTTGGCTATTTTAGGGGAGGGTTggcctttttgttttattttcctctgtttttgttttatttttctcccctttctttacCTTTTTTGTGGAGGTAACCAAAAGGGGGGAGGAAGAGGCCCCATCCTGTGCGCAGTTTCTGTATACGTAGGATGGATCGCTATGAAACCTGCATTCTATGATTAGTTGATGTGTTTCTTTTTGTACTGTGTTCTAAATTTAATGGATAAACGTGTCTTGTATATAAACGGAAAACACAGCTGAATTTCTCAACGTTCTCACATTTCTTCTTGTGTGGAGTCATCGCCGCTCTCCTCTTATCCAGGCCCAGGACGCCAGGGGGCGACAGCACCGCAGGGGTAATCGTAGAGTCAGTGACTTTAGAGCGCATTTAAACTTAATTTATCGCTTTTTCGAGACACTTCACGGACAGACAAAAACAGGTGGCTGTAGATGAGGTTTTTACAAAGTTTAATGGCGACgagttaattttttatttttaaaagaggGAAGGGCCCATGAGGTTTTAGCGTATTTTTGAAGGTGGGAGCTTCCTCGGCAGCAGGATTtgtacataaatacaggacacttgggagtttCTTTCTGTTCTTAAGTCATTACAGGTTGGGCTGACACTTTGGCTTATGTGCAAGTTGCAGTGTAGACCAGTGTAatgaatgtgtgtatacatacatacatacatatatatatatatatatatacatacacacacacacacacacaaaagccaaccccccccccgaagaaAACACCCCCATCTACGCCGAGGTGGCATTTGTACCCAGTTAAAAGCGGCTCAGATACTAGGCCGATACATAAGAATCCAAGTGCTTGGTGCCTTCATGAGGACCTACAGCTATATGTGGTTGGCGGAAGTGCTGAACGGAAGTTCGGTGCGCTTGGCGGAAGCGCGAAGAGACGTTCGGTGCGGTTGGCGGAGATGACGTCGTGGCCGGCGGAAGTGGTTGCTGTGTGGACCAGCTGCTGTGGTGTCAGTCAGACTGCGGCGCGCGGGGACATGAGTCTGTTCGACCTGTTCAGGAGGTTCTTTGAACCCGGGGGCAGGAGGTgaggggtgtgtgtgtctcagcACAATAGTGTGACAACAACActgcgtgtgtgtgtcagcacaACAACATTATAACCTGTACATAACATGTGTGTGTGGCAGCACAACAACAAAATAACCCCTACAcagcgtgtgtgtgtcagcacaAGAACAGTATAACCTGTACACAACGTGCGTGTCAGCACAACAACAATATAACCCCTACAcagcgtgtgtgtgtcagcacaAGAACAGTATAACCTGTACACAACacgtgtgtgtgtcagcacaACAGCAATATAACCTCTACacaacatgtgtgtgtgtcagcatcaCTGCAGAAtaactgtgtatatacacaACATGTGCAGTAACTCCAGTAGTTGTGTGTTCAGGACACAGTATGTGATGTGTACACAATCAGTGACTAAACCAAATGTGTAATTAAAGAACATATTACCTGCTGTATATATaacgccgtcatattccgcagcgcagtacagTGGAGCCTAAAATATCTATAAcgccgtcatattctgcagcgcagtacaatggagcctaaaatatatatatataaaacaccatcatattcagcagcacAGTACAATGgagcctaatatatatatatatatatatatatataacgccatcatattcagcagcacAGTACAATGgagcctaatatatatatatatatatatatataacgccatcatattccgcagcgcagtacaatggagcataatatatatatatgtatgtatatatataaatattaggctCCATTTTACTGCGCAGTACACCCATAACACATCGTGCGGCTGTTTGCACGCTCATTCCCCATCGTGCGGCTGTTTGCACGCTCATTCCCCATCGTGCGGCTGTTTGCACACTCATTCCCCATCGTGCGGCTGTTTGCACGTTCATTCCCCATCGTGCGGCTGTTTGCACGTTCATTCCCCATCGTGCGGCTGTTTGCACGTTCATTCCCCATCGTGCGGCTGTTTGCACGTTCATTCCCCATCGTGCGGCTGTTTGCACGTTCATTCCCCATCGTGCGGCTGTTTGCACGTTCATTCCCCATCGTGCGGCTGTTTGCACGCTCATTCCCCATCGTGCGGCTGTTTGCACGCTCATTCCCCATCGTGCGGCTGTTTGCACGCTCATTCCCCATCGTGCGGCTGTTTGCACGTTCATTCCCCATCGTGCGGCTGTTTGCATGTTCATTCCCCATCGTGCGGCTGTTTGCACGTTCATTCCCCATCGTGCGGCTGTTTGCATGTTCATTCCCCATCGTGCGGCTGTTTGCATGTTCATTCCGTCATTGTGCGGCTGTTTGCACGCTCATTCCGTCATCGTGCGGCTGTTTGCACGCTCATTCCCCATCGTGCGGCTGTTTGCACACTTACTGTACCTGCTCGCTCTTATCCATTAGCGTCTTATTAACTATTATCAACTATTACAGGGacccattttttgggggaatgaCTCTTGACGAGGATGATGAGGacgacgatgatgatgatgatgaagagaACTCGGGGTACCCCTTTGGCCGGCCCCCTGCATTTGATTTCGGCTTCTCTTTTGGCCAGAGCCCCTTCCACCGCATGTTTGGTTTGGATGAATTTTTCAGGGATTTTGACGAACTCTTTACAGATTTAGGCTCAATAAACCGACAAATTCCCggtatgtttttttgggggggtgggttGTTCTGGGGCCGCACGGGGGGGGCATCGGGCTCATATTATTGGCCATTTTGTTCTGTTTCCTGATAAACGAATAGGAGTTAAAGCTGACCgtacaataagaaaataaaccaCTATTGCCTTTTTACCCCCCAGAGCTACCTGGCATTGATCCGCCACCTCAGAGGAGGGATCGGGGGGCAAGTACACTAAGGGACTTCATGCTGAAATCCCCCGACTCTCACCTGCCGAGAGGCCGGGATCTGTACTCCCGGGACCCGACTTCTCCAGAAGGCCCCAGGCAGCCAAGGATACCATGGGTATGGATAAATAGTACCTTCTCTCGTATGGTCGGACTACGGGACGCTCTGCAGGCATGCAGTGAGAACCCGCGCTGTACGGCGCGCATGCACAGCTTTGTGTGGGGACGCTCAGGTGTTTTAGGGGTAGGGGCAAAGTTTCAGTTTTCGCCCTGGGATGATTTACAGTGGCAGTGACGCCAGCTGGGTATTGGGATCCAGACACTGGAGAGATTCGTCCTGAGGCTGCCGGGCACTATGGGCAGGCTTTATGTGTTTCTGGCGTGGGGTTAGCGTTAGTCATCATGCACATACTCTGTGAAGAGTGTTTCTCCTCTCATGTTAACAGCAGGAAGATGAGGCCATTAGAATTCCGCAAGGTGACCCCAGACAAGACAGAGGTATGTAcctagacacatatatataatcaattacCTATCAGGCCATAAGTAATCAATTACCTATTTGTTTCACCAGCCACAGACAATAACAATTAGCCTATTCATTTCACCGGCCACAGACAATAACATATAGCCTATTCATTTCACCAGCCACAGACAATAACGGATAGCCTGTTCATTTCACCAGCCACAGACAATAACGGTTAGCCTGTTCATTTCACCATGCTGTGAGGGAGGATAATTGTGTCCCCATTTATTTATTGAGGTGCACATGCGCCCGCACGCCACTTACGGTATCCACTGTAACTGATACTGTATTGATCTATTTAGATCTGGATTCAGAAGTGTCCTCCAAGGGCCTCGATGCCATCCTTACCCCAGCAGAACCAAGGGCTCCCTCCTTCTTCCAGAGTGTGTCTGTCTCCAGAGTGACAAGGCCAGATGGGGTAAGTTGGAGTCTGTCTAGGGTTTATCCCACCACCCCCTGGGCATTTGGCTGATGAGCATACACTTTTCAGTCTTACTACCCCAATCCTAGGTGTTAATCCTCCATGCGGGTCCTAAGTGGGTTCAGATGTCTTGGTAACAGTGTTTGTTGCCTCTATGGTAGGTGAGTATGGGATGGAGACCATCGTGTGGCTGTGTGCTACTCGGACAATGCAGGTCCCGCGTCACACGTTCACACAGCCGGAGTGCCCCAGGTCCCTTGCCACCGCATGGCTGTGTATCACTAGCAGGCACCGCACACAATAGTATTATGTACCTGGCTTACGAAACTGCAACTCGCCTGTTTTTATACCGTCACAGACCATAGAAGAGAGAAGGACGGTGAGGGACGGCCGCGGTAACGCAACCACCACAGTGACGGTCCGGAGAGGGGACCAGATCATCAGTAGCTCTACAGAGGATCCTACGCATGGAACTATCACTGGTACGTGACCCCGGGGCCACGGGGGTCTTTAACATAAAAACAGCCCAACGAGTTAAACatgaaaagtgtttttatttgaatCCGCACGTGTTCCAGTCGCACGAGTACACGGCCACGCTGGGCCATCAAACCTTAGTATGAAAGGAGATGCAGAGCCTCCTGCCACGAGACACCTTCCCGTGGGAAGAGATTTTTAATGGACGTGTCCTTAAATAAAGTGTTAGAAATACATCATACTATCGATATTTGTGTCTTCATGATTGACGTTGGGTTGCCTCTGACCTTTGCACATTTGTTTCGCTATGTGCCAAGGAGTCCAGCCAGATGCCAGCCGGGGCCCACCGCAAGATCCCTTAGATCTGTCCGATTCCCAGACGATCCTGCGCAGGATTCTGCAGAGGTGGTTCTCCCAGTGATCGTGATAACGCGCCCTCCCAGCCTTTTCCCGATTCCTCCTCCTCAGTGGACCTGGAGCTCTGTGTAACGGATACACTGAAATAAATTCTCACTTCCACCCAGAAACTGGCTCAGACTCAATGACTTGGCCGGAGACGGGGGGTTTACCCTCTTTAATGCCCCCCGTGGGCCTTAAAGGGTAAAAGTAGCCTTACTTTTAATGTGAGTGGATCGTTTCTATTGACACATTGCCCAGTTACTGGGAGTCGGACTCTGTCATtacctgtatatatttatatatgtgccaGTATATGTGTCCCAGTTTCTCTGCCTTTACGAGTATATATATGTCCCAGTTACTGGGAACCAGAATGTGCCTTTACCAGTATATATGTCCCAGTTACTGGGAGTCGGGCTCTGCTgttaccagtatatatatatatatatatatatatatatatatatataaatgtcccAGTTACTGGGAGTCGGGCTCTGCTgttaccagtatatatatatatatatatatatatatatatatatatatatatatatatatatatatatatatacacacac encodes the following:
- the HAX1 gene encoding HCLS1-associated protein X-1; its protein translation is MSLFDLFRRFFEPGGRRDPFFGGMTLDEDDEDDDDDDDEENSGYPFGRPPAFDFGFSFGQSPFHRMFGLDEFFRDFDELFTDLGSINRQIPELPGIDPPPQRRDRGASTLRDFMLKSPDSHLPRGRDLYSRDPTSPEGPRQPRIPWQEDEAIRIPQGDPRQDRDLDSEVSSKGLDAILTPAEPRAPSFFQSVSVSRVTRPDGTIEERRTVRDGRGNATTTVTVRRGDQIISSSTEDPTHGTITGVQPDASRGPPQDPLDLSDSQTILRRILQRWFSQ